A region from the Aegilops tauschii subsp. strangulata cultivar AL8/78 chromosome 5, Aet v6.0, whole genome shotgun sequence genome encodes:
- the LOC109755369 gene encoding benzyl alcohol O-benzoyltransferase-like, translating to MAGSPALKFTVRRQPVVLVAPAGPTPRELKRLSDIDDQDALRFQLPIIHFFRRHDGRDDDPAAVLRDAIAAALVHYYPLAGRLRQLEGRKLAVDCTSEGVLFVEADADIRLDQFGAALQPPFPCLDELLFDVPGSSDLLDTPIIHFQVTRLACGGFIMASKIQHTVLDGPGMVQFLAAVAELARGAVAPTVRPVWARELLMAMHDDPAPPTIFTHREYDDVRDASGTIMPLESMVRRSFFFGPGELSTIRPHLPPAVRRSATTFDLLTGCLWRCRTVALAPVAHEEMRMICLVSPRGRKQQSGGTPVVPVGYYGNAFACPVAISTAGDLCANPLSYAVELVMKTKREVDMEYMTSVARLMVRRGRPHFTMVHAYVMADVSKFGFRDHDFGWGTPVYGGMAEGGIGHMTGVTSFLIAVKNSKGEDGLVVPVCLPSPVMDKFVEEMRRLMHPAVGAVAVPWQLPVIRSPI from the exons ATGGCGGGATCTCCGGCGTTGAAGTTCACGGTGCGCCGGCAGCCAGTGGTGCTTGTGGCGCCCGCGGGGCCGACGCCGCGGGAGCTGAAGCGGCTCTCGGACATCGACGATCAGGACGCGCTGCGGTTCCAACTCCCCATCATCCACTTCTTCCGGCGACACGACGGACGGGACGACGACCCTGCGGCGGTGCTACGCGACGCCATCGCGGCGGCGCTCGTGCACTATTACCCACTGGCTGGTCGGTTGAGGCAGCTCGAGGGCCGGAAGCTCGCCGTCGACTGCACCAGCGAGGGCGTGTTGTTCGTCGAGGCCGACGCCGACATCCGCCTCGACCAGTTCGGCGCCGCCCTGCAGCCGCCTTTCCCGTGCCTCGACGAGCTCCTGTTCGATGTCCCTGGCTCCTCTGACCTCCTCGACACCCCAATCATCCACTTCCAG GTGACAAGGCTAGCATGTGGAGGCTTCATCATGGCGTCGAAGATACAACACACGGTGCTGGACGGGCCAGGGATGGTGCAGTTCCTGGCTGCCGTGGCGGAGCTGGCGCGGGGAGCAGTGGCGCCGACGGTGCGGCCGGTGTGGGCACGAGAGCTGCTGATGGCTATGCACGACGATCCAGCGCCACCTACAATATTCACGCACCGAGAGTACGACGACGTGCGGGATGCCAGCGGCACCATCATGCCCCTCGAGTCCATGGTGCGCCGCTCCTTCTTCTTCGGGCCCGGAGAGCTCAGCACCATCCGCCCCCACCTCCCGCCGGCTGTCCGCCGCAGCGCCACCACCTTCGATCTCCTCACGGGGTGCTTGTGGAGGTGTCGCACTGTGGCGCTGGCCCCCGTCGCCCACGAGGAGATGCGGATGATTTGCCTCGTCAGCCCCCGAGGCCGGAAGCAGCAGAGCGGCGGCACCCCCGTCGTCCCAGTCGGCTACTACGGCAACGCGTTCGCGTGCCCGGTCGCCATCTCCACGGCCGGCGACCTCTGTGCCAATCCGCTGAGCTACGCCGTGGAGCTGGTGATGAAGACCAAGAGGGAGGTGGACATGGAGTATATGACGTCGGTGGCGCGCCTCATGGTGCGGCGGGGCCGGCCGCACTTCACGATGGTGCACGCATACGTGATGGCAGACGTATCTAAGTTTGGGTTCCGCGACCACGACTTCGGGTGGGGCACACCGGTGTACGGCGGAATGGCCGAAGGTGGCATCGGCCATATGACCGGGGTCACCAGCTTCCTCATCGCCGTCAAGAATTCCAAGGGTGAGGACGGCCTCGTGGTGCCCGTGTGCCTGCCTAGTCCCGTCATGGACAAGTTCGTGGAGGAGATGAGAAGGTTGATGCACCCGGCCGTCGGTGCCGTGGCCGTACCGTGGCAACTTCCTGTGATCAGATCTCCTATATGA